The window GTGGTTTGCCGGGCAGCTGGATCTCGACCGGGGACTTGCCGTCCTTGGTGCATCCGGCCAGGCCGCCCAGCAGGCCCGCCCATGCCGCCACGGCGGCCAAGCCCGCCCCTGCCCGCCTCGTCAGAAGTGTCACGATCCCTCCAACGACCGGGCCCCTCCGGGGGAAACGTGAGGGCGGGGCACGTTCCGGGCAGAACAGTCCGGGCAGAACAGTGTGAAGGACCAGACGGGGGCGGGCCCAGGCCGGGACGCCGGGGCCGCACTCTCCCCTACCCCCGCCGGTACCGAGGAGCCGTGGAGGCGGGCAGTGTCGAGCGCAGCCGAGCAAGAGGCGGTGGAAGCCGTCAGCCATGCCGTCGAAGCGGTGCGGAGCGGCCATGCCGCCCCCGTACCGCACATCGACGGCCAACCGAACGGCCGATCGAACGGCCAACAGAACGGCCGGCCGAACGGCCAGGTCAAGGGCGCGGTGTTACGGGTACAGGCCCGCCCGGGGCCGGCGGTGTGGCCGGGGTCCTCGCATCCGCTGGGGGCCCGGTTCCACCACGGTCCGGACGGGACCGCGGGCACCAACTTCGCCTTGTGGGCGCAGGGCGCGGAGGCGGTGGAGGTGTGCCTGTTCGACGGGGACGGGTCCCCGGGCACGGAGACCCGCTGCTCCCTGACGGAGCTCACGCACGAGATCTGGCACGGCTTCGTGCCGGGCGTGCGCCCGGGGCAGCGGTACGGATTCCGGGTGCACGGCCGCTGGGACCCCTGGACGGGTGTGCGGCACAATCCGGCGAAGCTGCTGCTGGACCCGTACGCACGGGCCGTCGACGGCGACTTCACCCTGCCGCCGGAGGTGTACGGGCACGTCCGGGACTGGCCGCAGCAGTACATCGCGGACACCGTGCGCGACGACCGGGACTCCGCGCCGTTCGTCCCGAAGGGCGTGGTCGTCCACGATGACGACGACTGGGCGGACGACGTCCGGCCGAAGACCCCGTGGGCCGATTCGGTGATCTACGAGCTGCACGTGCGCGGCTTCACGATGCGCCATCCGGGTATTCCCGAGGAACTGCGCGGCACGTACGCGGGCCTCGCCCATCCGGCGGCGATCGAGCACCTGACGAAGCTGGGGGTCACCGCGGTCGAGCTGCTGCCGGTGCACCAGTTCGCGCACGAGGACCACCTGCTGCGCCGGGGACTGCGCAACTACTGGGGCTACAACTCGGTCGGCTACTTCGCCCCGCACGCCGGGTACTCGTCGAGCGGTACGGCCGGGCAGCAGGTCGGGGAGTTCAAGCGGATGGTCCGGGCGCTGCACGCGGCGGGGATCGAGGTCATCCTCGACGTGGTCTACAACCACACCGCCGAGGCGGGCGAGCTGGGTCCCACGCTGTCGCTGCGCGGGATCGACAACCGGGGCTACTACCGGCTCCAGTCCGACCAGCGCCGGTACGCCGACTACACCGGCTGCGGCAACACCCTGCACGCGGGGCGTCCGCACGTGCTGCGCCTCATCACGGACTCGCTGCGCTACTGGGTCACGGAGATGGGGGTGGACGGCTTCCGCTTCGACCTGGCGGCGGCGCTGGCCCGCTCGATGCACGACGTGGACATGCTGTCCCCGTTCCTCGCGGTGATCGCCCAGGACCCGGTCCTGCGACGGGTCAAGCTGATCGCCGAGCCGTGGGACGTGGGCTCGGGCGGCTACCAGGTGGGGGCGTTCCCACCTCTGTGGACGGAGTGGAACGACCGCTACCGGGATGCCGTACGGGACTTCTGGCGCGGTGCGCTGCCCGACGTACGGGATCTCGGGTACCGGCTGTCGGGGTCGAGCGACCTGTACGCCTGGGGCGGGCGGCGCCCGTACGCCTCGGTGAACTTCGTGACCGCGCACGACGGCTTCACCCTGCGCGACCTGGTGTCCTACGAGCGCAAGCACAACGAGGCGAACGGCGAGGAGGGCCGGGACGGGACCAATGACAACCGTTCGTGGAACTGCGGGGCGGAGGGCGAGAGCGACGACGCCCGGATCGGCGTGCTGCGCCGCCGCCAGCTGCGCAACCTCCTGACCACCCTGCTGCTGTCGACGGGGGTGCCGATGCTGGTGGCGGGCGACGAGTTCGGGCGCACGCAGGGCGGCAACAACAACGCGTACTGCCAGGACAACGAGACGGGGTGGGTGGACTGGTCGCTGCTGGAGGACCCGGCCTGGCAGTCGCTGTTCGCGCTGGCCTCCCGGCTGATCTCGCTGCGCCACGCGCATCCGGTGCTGCGCCGGCGGGCGTTCTTCTCGGGGCGGCCGCAGGGCGTGGACGGGCTGCGGGACCTGGCCTGGTTCACGCCGGCGGGCGTGGAGATGACCGAGCGGGACTGGTACGCGCCCGCGGCCGCGCTGGGGATGTACCTGTCGGGACGGGACATCCCGGGCCGTGACGAGCGGGGCCGGCAGGTGACGGACGACAGCTTCCTCGCGCTGCTGCACACCGGGGACCGGCCGGTGGCGTGGGTCCTGCCGGGGGCGCCGTGGGCCGAGACGTACGAGGTCGTCCTGGACACCACCCTGGAGGCCCAGTCCGACGCTCCCCTCACCCGTCACCGCGGCGGGGAGACCCTGACCGTCCCGGCCCGCTCGGTCCTCCTGCTCCGGGTGGCCGGCTGACGGGGCCGGCTCACCGGTCGGCCGACGGGGCCGACCGAGCCGACCGACCGGGCCGACCGGCGGGGGCCGGACCGTCACGGACACGAAACCGACCCCCACGTTCGCCCTGCGATGATGTGTTCGATCGACATCGTCATCGAGGGGGTCCCTGCATGGGCAGAGTCAATACCGCGCTGCAGGAACTGCGCGGGGCGCAGAAATCGGCGAAGGGGGTGTCGCTGTATTCGCGGTTCGTCAACCGGCCCGCCGGGCGCTACCTGGCCGCCGCTTCGTACGCGCTCGGGCTCACCCCGAATCAGGTGACGCTGGTCAGCGCCGCCTTCAGCTTCGCGGCCGTGGCCGCGGTCGCGCTGGCCGCGCCCTCGTGGGGGCTCGGGATCGCGGTGTGGGCGGCCCTCGCCGTCGGGTTCGCCTTCGACTCCGCCGACGGGCAGCTGGCCCGGCTGCGCGGGGGCGGCAGCGCCGCGGGCGAGTGGCTCGACCACGTCGTGGACTGCGCCAAGCTCACCGCGCTGCACACCTGCGTGCTGATCGCCTTCTACCGCTTCCCCGCGGAGTACGGGATCGAAGGGGGCGCCGGCGGCTGGCTGCTGGTGCCGCTGGGCTTCCAGTTCGCCTCGGTCGTGACCTTCTTCGGCGGGCTGCTGACCGAGAAGCTCAAGCCCAAGCCCGCCCCGGGAAGCCCCGCTGCCGCGCCGTCGACCCTGCGCGCGGTGGCCTTGCTGCCCGTGGACTACGGGGTGTTCTGCCTGGTGTTCCTGCTGCTCGGCGGCGGAAAGCTGTTCGCCTGGGCGTACGCGGGACTGGGCGTGGTCGCCGGCCTCTTCCTGCTGGCGTTCCTCGCGAAGTGGTTCCGGGAGCTCAGCGCCGTTCCCCGGTGACCTGCCCCGGCAGCGCGGCGGGTTCCGCGAGCGCGTCCAGTGCCCGGCGCAGCTGGGTACTGGAGGTGTGCACGGTGTAGGGGAAGTAGATGACGTCGACGCCGTGGGCGGCGAAGTCCTTCTCCAGCTTGTCGCCCTTGGGGGTGCCCCGCCAGTCGTCGCCCTTGAAGATGACGTCGAAGCGGACCTGCTTCCAGGTCTCCACCTTGTCCGGGACCGTCTCGACGAAGGCGGCGTCCACGTACTTCACGCTGCGGACGATCTCCAGGCGCTCGACGAGCGGGATCATCGGGCGGCGCCCCTTGGCGAGTTCGGCCATCTCGTCGGACACCACTCCGGCGACGAGGTAGTCGCACTGGCTGCGGGCGTGCCGAAGGATGTTCAGATGTCCGATGTGGAACAGATCGTAGGCTCCCGGCGCATAGCCGACTCGATACGGTCTACGCGCAGGCGCGCCAAAGTCGGACATGTCGTGCTCCGTCATCTGTTATCCCCAGCGGCCGCACCCCCCGGTGCAGCTGATTAGCAGACAATAGCGTGCACGTTCCGCAGCACGCGGGTGAACGAATAGGGTGACGTGCGCATCATCCAGGGGAAGAGGGGACGCTCGGTGTCCAGATCCGGTCAGCGGCGCATGCTGCTGGTTTCCACCAATTACGCTCCGGAGCACGCGGGGATAGGCCCGTACGCCACCCAGATCGCGGAGCACTGGGCGGATCTCGGCCACGAGACTCACGTCCTCGCCGGCATGCCGCACTACCCGGCGTGGTCGGTCGAGCCGGAGTACAAGGGGGCGCTCCAGCGCACGGAACAGCGCGCGGGGGTCACCGTGCACCGGCGTGCGCACACCGTGCCGCCCCGCCAGACCGCCGTGAAGCGCGCGCTTTTTGAAGGATCGATTCTGCTGCACGGCGCCGTGGCCCCGCCCCGGATGCCCAAGCCGGACGCGGTGCTCGCCCAGATGCCCAGCCTGGCCGGCGGCGTGCTCGCCGCCCGGCTCGCGGCGCGGTGGAAGGTCCCGTATGTCCCGGTCGTCCAGGACCTGATGGGCGCCGCCGCCGCGCAGAGCGGGATCAGCGGCGGCGACAAGGCCGCCGCGATCGCCGGCCGCGCCGAGGCGTACGCCCTCAAGCGGGCCACCCTCGTCGGCGTCATCCACGAGACCTTCGTGGACCGGGTCGTCGGCATGGGCGTGGACCCGGACCGGATCCGCCTCGTCCCCAACTGGTCCCACGTGTCGGTGCCCACCAAGCCGCGCGGCGAGACCCGCCGCCACCTCGGCTGGAGTCCCGGCGAGACCGTCGTCCTGCACTCCGGGAACATGGGCCTCAAGCAGGGGCTCGAAGTCCTCGTGGGCGCGGCCCGGCTGGATCCGAACGTCCGCTTCGTCCTGATGGGCGACGGCAGCCAGCGCGCCGCCCTCGCGGACCTCTCGGCCGATGTGCCGAATCTGGACATCATCCCCCCTGCCGCTGACGGCGAGTTCCCGGATATCCTCGCCGCGGCGGACGTACTCGCGGTCACGCAGCACGCCGCCGTGCTGGACATGAGCGTCCCGTCGAAGCTCACCTCCTACTTCCAGACCGGCCGGCCCGTCGTCGCCTCCGTGGCGGCGGAGGGCGGAACCGCCCAGGAGGTGGAACGCTCGGGCGCAGGGGTGCTCGTACCGCCGGAGGACCCCGAGGCCCTGCTGAAGGCCGTACGGGCCCTGGCCGAGGACCCGGACGGCGCGGACGCACTGGGAGCGGCCGGACCCCGCCACGTGGCGGCCCACCTGAGCCGTGAAGCGGGCCTGGCCCGCATCGACGCACTGATAGACGAAGCACTTGGGGGAACCCGGCCGTGATCGAGACGAACCGCCCGGCAGCGGCACCGGCCGACGACGAACCCGACCTCCTCAGGGACCAGTTCCGCCAGCTCCTGCGCTACCGCAGGCTCATCGGCGCGGGCATCGGGGTCGGCCTGCTGGGCGGCGTCTACCTCGGCGTCTCCACCGCCGACACCTACGTCGCGACCGCCGACGTCGTGCTGCGCGCGCCCACCGACGACCCGTTCAACCCGAGCCTCGCCCCGGACAAGGCGATCAACATCGGCTCGGAGCGCCAGGTCGCGCTCAGCTCCTCCATAGCCAACGAGGCGGCGAAGAGGCTCGGCGTGTCCGCGTCCGGCTTCGCCGCCCTGCGCAGCGGTCTGCAGGTGACCAACCCGCCGCAGACCATGGTGCTGCGCTTCACGTACACGGCGTCCTCCCCCAAGGAGGCCGCCAAGCGCGCCAACGCGATGACCGAGGCGTACCTGCTCAAGCGGCAGGAGTCCCTCGACGCCACCCGCGACAAGATGGTCAAGGGCTACAAGGAGCAGCGCGACCCGATCGCCAAGCAGCTCGACGAGCTGTCCAAGGAGATCTCCCGGATGCCCGCCGGCGCCGGGCGCGACACGGCCACCTCCGCCAAGACCGACCTGCAGAGCGAGGTCGGCGGATACAACAGCAAGATCACCAAGCTCGAAGCCCTCGACATGACCCCGGGCCGGGTCACCAGCGCCGCGACCGCGCCCCCCGGAGCCGATGGCCCCGGCATCGTGATGTCGCTCGCGCTGGGCGCCGCGGTGGGCCTCGCGCTCGGCCTGCTGGCCGCCTGGGTCCGGCTCGTCTTCGACCCGGCGCCGCGCTCCGAGGGCGACGTGGCGCGG of the Streptomyces sp. NBC_01294 genome contains:
- a CDS encoding adenylyltransferase/cytidyltransferase family protein — encoded protein: MTEHDMSDFGAPARRPYRVGYAPGAYDLFHIGHLNILRHARSQCDYLVAGVVSDEMAELAKGRRPMIPLVERLEIVRSVKYVDAAFVETVPDKVETWKQVRFDVIFKGDDWRGTPKGDKLEKDFAAHGVDVIYFPYTVHTSSTQLRRALDALAEPAALPGQVTGERR
- a CDS encoding CDP-alcohol phosphatidyltransferase family protein gives rise to the protein MGRVNTALQELRGAQKSAKGVSLYSRFVNRPAGRYLAAASYALGLTPNQVTLVSAAFSFAAVAAVALAAPSWGLGIAVWAALAVGFAFDSADGQLARLRGGGSAAGEWLDHVVDCAKLTALHTCVLIAFYRFPAEYGIEGGAGGWLLVPLGFQFASVVTFFGGLLTEKLKPKPAPGSPAAAPSTLRAVALLPVDYGVFCLVFLLLGGGKLFAWAYAGLGVVAGLFLLAFLAKWFRELSAVPR
- the glgX gene encoding glycogen debranching protein GlgX, coding for MSSAAEQEAVEAVSHAVEAVRSGHAAPVPHIDGQPNGRSNGQQNGRPNGQVKGAVLRVQARPGPAVWPGSSHPLGARFHHGPDGTAGTNFALWAQGAEAVEVCLFDGDGSPGTETRCSLTELTHEIWHGFVPGVRPGQRYGFRVHGRWDPWTGVRHNPAKLLLDPYARAVDGDFTLPPEVYGHVRDWPQQYIADTVRDDRDSAPFVPKGVVVHDDDDWADDVRPKTPWADSVIYELHVRGFTMRHPGIPEELRGTYAGLAHPAAIEHLTKLGVTAVELLPVHQFAHEDHLLRRGLRNYWGYNSVGYFAPHAGYSSSGTAGQQVGEFKRMVRALHAAGIEVILDVVYNHTAEAGELGPTLSLRGIDNRGYYRLQSDQRRYADYTGCGNTLHAGRPHVLRLITDSLRYWVTEMGVDGFRFDLAAALARSMHDVDMLSPFLAVIAQDPVLRRVKLIAEPWDVGSGGYQVGAFPPLWTEWNDRYRDAVRDFWRGALPDVRDLGYRLSGSSDLYAWGGRRPYASVNFVTAHDGFTLRDLVSYERKHNEANGEEGRDGTNDNRSWNCGAEGESDDARIGVLRRRQLRNLLTTLLLSTGVPMLVAGDEFGRTQGGNNNAYCQDNETGWVDWSLLEDPAWQSLFALASRLISLRHAHPVLRRRAFFSGRPQGVDGLRDLAWFTPAGVEMTERDWYAPAAALGMYLSGRDIPGRDERGRQVTDDSFLALLHTGDRPVAWVLPGAPWAETYEVVLDTTLEAQSDAPLTRHRGGETLTVPARSVLLLRVAG
- a CDS encoding glycosyltransferase, with translation MLLVSTNYAPEHAGIGPYATQIAEHWADLGHETHVLAGMPHYPAWSVEPEYKGALQRTEQRAGVTVHRRAHTVPPRQTAVKRALFEGSILLHGAVAPPRMPKPDAVLAQMPSLAGGVLAARLAARWKVPYVPVVQDLMGAAAAQSGISGGDKAAAIAGRAEAYALKRATLVGVIHETFVDRVVGMGVDPDRIRLVPNWSHVSVPTKPRGETRRHLGWSPGETVVLHSGNMGLKQGLEVLVGAARLDPNVRFVLMGDGSQRAALADLSADVPNLDIIPPAADGEFPDILAAADVLAVTQHAAVLDMSVPSKLTSYFQTGRPVVASVAAEGGTAQEVERSGAGVLVPPEDPEALLKAVRALAEDPDGADALGAAGPRHVAAHLSREAGLARIDALIDEALGGTRP